CGCGGCATGAGCAAGCAGGAATTTGTGGATTTTCTTAAGCGACAGGCAGAGCAGAACAAAGCATTCGCGCTTGGCTTGGAATAACAGAAAGGAGATGGCGGATGGCGAAAATTGTTGCCGGAATGGCTTGTTCCCACGCGCCGTCAATCGCGCATGCCTACGATCATGGAATGACCAATGATGTGGGATGGAAGCGCCTGNNNNNNNNNNNNGGAAGCCCCTGTTTGCCGCCTTTGAAAAATCGCAGCAATGGCTGGCGTCGCAGAAGCCGGATGTGCTGGTGGTGATCTACAACGACCATGTCGATCAATATTTCTACGACGCATGGCCTACCTTCAGCATCGGCCTGGCTGAACAATATGACATTCCCGATGAAGGACTTGGCGCACGCGCGTTTCCTCCTATTCCCGGCCACAAAGAACTCGCAGCGCACATCGCTACGAGCATGGTGGCCGATGGATTTGACATCACTGCTTCGCATCGCATGTCGCTTGATCACGGATTTCTTTCTCCCATGCCGCTGCTGGACGATGGATGGAAGATCCCGGTGGTGCCGCTGACGATCAACGTCGTGATGGAACCGCTGCCCTCGCCGCAACGTTGCTGGCAAATGGGCGAGGCTGTGGGCCGGGCCGTTCAAAGTTTTCCCGGCGATCAGCGCGTTGTGGTGTTCGGCACCGGAGGACTCTCGCACCAGCTTACCGGCCCAAATTGCGGACGAGTAACAGCCGAGTGGGACCGCAAATTTATGGATCTGATTGAGAAATCTCCGCAAGAGTTGAACTCTTACACCATGGCGGATTTTGCCCGCCTGGGCGGAGAGCACTCAGTGGAAGTGGTGCAATGGATGGCGATGCGCGCCGCCCTGCCGCCACTCGCGCGGATGGAGCGCAAATTTTATTATCCGTTTGGGATGATGGGATACGGAATCATGACATTCCGCGTCCCAGACTAAGCAGAAAACATTCGAGAGGGCAAAGCATGATTCGAACCGGCCGGCTGTATCTGGATTCGCTCCGCGATGATCGCGAAATATGGATCGATGGAGAACAGGTCCGCGATGTCACGCTCGATCCACGCTTCAGGCCGGTGGCCGAATCTATTGCCGAGCTGTATGACATGCAGCACGATCCTCAGCTTCAGGAGAAGCTCACTTACATCACTCCGGATGGAGAGCGCACAGGGCTTTCCTATATAGAGCCGCGTTCGCAAGCTGACCTGGTGCGTCGCCGTGAAATGGTCAAGGTGTGGATGGACTGGACTGGCGGCATGATGGGGCGCAGCCCGGATTTCATGAACGTCCATATGACCGGCCTGGGTTCCGCGCAGGACTACTTCGCACGCGGCGGCGAGCGGTTTGGCAGGAATATTCGCAACTATTACGAACACTTGCGCAAGAACGATCTGGCGCTGACGCACACGCTGATCAATCCACAAACGGATCGTTCCAAGCCGGTGCACCAGCAGAATACGGCAGCGGCGATTGTGAAGGAAACGGACGCGGGAATCGTAATTCACGGTGCCCGCATGATCGCGACTCTGGCGCCATTTTCCAACGATATTGCCGTCTTTCCTTCAACGTTTCTACAACTCTCGGATGATGCAAAGCCATATGCCTTTGCGTTCTCTATTCCAGTCGCAACCCAGGGGCTGCGTTTCATTTGCCGTCCGGCCATCACCCCGCTCGGCGGCCGTGTCCAGGATTACCCATTCTCTGCGCGTCTTGACGAGATGGACTGCGTCGCCATTTTTGACAATGTGCTGGTTCCGTGGGAACGCGTCTTCATTTATCAGGAGCCCAAGCTCGGCAACGGCATGTTCGCCGAAACCGGCACCATGAACCAGATCATGCATCAATTCGCCACCAAGAACCTGGCTAAAGCAGAGTTTTTGCTCGGCGTGGCCTTGAATATGGCAGACGCTGTGGGTATCGGCGGATTTCAGCATGTGCAGAACCACATCCATGAAATGATCAACACAGTGGAGTTGGTGCGGAGCTGCATTCGCGCGTCAGAAGTTGACTGCGTGCCCGGTCCAAACGGTACCGTGTTGCCGAATGAGCAATCGCTGCTCACCGTGCGCACGCTGTTTCCGCAGCTTTATCCACGGCTGGTGGAGATCATTCAGATCCTGGGAGCAAGCGGCCTGGTAATGGTGCCGAGCCATGAAGAACTTTCGAGCGAACGCGCTGGGGACGTGGAGCGCTACTACCAGGGCGCAACCATCCCTGCGGACAAACGCATTGAACTCTTCCGCATTGCCTGGGACCTTTCCTGCTCCTCTTTTGCCGGACGACAGACACTTTATGAACGCTATTTTTCCGGCGATCCGTGGCGGCTGGCCATGCTGCGCTACCAGAACTATCCGCGACAGCAGGAACTCAAGCAGCGGGTATGGGATTTTTCCAAGCGCACCGCCGAGTGGGACAAGCGCGAGCAACAGAAGAGTGAAGCTACGCAGGAAAAGAATCATGTCACGGCCTGAGGCCAAAGTCACACCTTCGGTGCCGGGCGCAAGCGCGGAGGCCGCGGCATTTCGCGATGTAATCCGGCATCTAGCCTCAGGTGTGACCATTATTACGAGTTCGCTGGACGGGGAGCCGGTGGGTTTGACGGCCACAGCCGTTTGCTCGGTTTCAGCCACGCCGCCAATGCTGCTTGTTTCACTGACAGCGGCTTCACGCACGGCCCAGGGCGTGGCGGAAACAGGCGCATTTGCCGTGCACTTGCTGCCACACGCAGGTCGCAGATACGCCGAACAGTTTGCCTCCCGCGGTTCGCACTTTCAGGATGTGCAGTATTCACCAACATCGGACAAGCAAATTCCGGTGTTGGCAAATGCCCTCGGCTGGTTTTTGTGTCAGGTGGAACAGTCATTGCCGGTGGCTGACCACGTGATTTTTGTGGGACGGGTGCTGCAATGCGAACTTAAGGACAAATCGCCGGACCCGCTGCTCTATTTTGATCGCAATTACCGAAAGCTCGCTGCAGGCGCAGAACGCGGCGCAGGAAATCTGGAGCCCTGGGGATCGCAAGATGCGGGCTTGCCCGGCTTCGGCTGGTAAGTAGTCTTTTGTTTTTGTAAACCAGGAGGAACCATGGACGCGGTTGCACGACTCTTACAAGGCTCAATCGATCTGCACATCCATCCTTCGCCGTCACTCTTTCCCCGGCGCATCGATGCCGTGGAAGCAGCGCAGCAGGCGGCGCAAGCCGGGATGCGCGCCATCGTGATCAAGAGCCATCACCACACCACCGCGCCGGAGCTGGTGCCAATGAAGAACCATGACCTCAAGGACATTCCTACTCAGGTTTTTGGTGGCGTGGTCCTCAACAGCTATGTCGGCGGGCTGAATCCTTATATTGTCGATATGACTCTCCGCATGGGCGGCAAGATCGTGTGGTTTCCCACGATCTCATCCATAAACCACATTAAGCACCATGAAGCGCAGCCGCACATGAAGTTTCCTTCGCAAGTGGGCCGAGAACTCCCGGATATTCCCGTCAAGGTTCTGGACGAAAAAGGCGAGCTTCTCCCCCAGGCGCGGCTGATTCTGGAGTTGATTGCCGAAGCTGACGCAATTCTATCCACTGGACATGTTTCCGTTCCTGAGGCGCTGGCGCTGCTGCGCGGAGCCAAAGAAGTGGGTGTGCGTCGCATGATTATCAATCATCCGGATTTTGTGGTCGATGCCAGTGAAGAGGAAGTGCAGGAGTTTGTCCGGCTGGGCGCTTACATTGAGCACTCCATGTGCATGTACCATCCGGAATCGACGTTCCATTTCTGGGACTTTGACCGGCTGAAGCGATGGATCGAACTGGTAGGACCGGAGCGCACGCTTCTGGGATCCGACCTTGGACAGAAAAACAATCCGCTGCCAGTGGAGGGACTGCGCTATACCGTGGAGAAGCTGTTGGACATCGGAATCAAAGAGCATGAAATCGAGTTCATGATCAAGAAGAACGCGGAGGCGCTGCTGGGCCTGGAAGAAGCCGCCGAGCGCCGCCTGCCGGCCAGGAAAGGAGCATGACCAGATGAGTATCGCCAAAACCACAGAGCAGAAATCGAGCGGCAAGGCTTACAACTGGGAGAACATCCCTTCTGAAGTAGTGCGCGCAGGAATCAGCCGGAAGGGCTTCAAGTGGAAAGACATGATGATGGTGATGAACGAATGCCATCCCGGCATGAAGTTAAATCCGCATAGCCACACGTTTGAACAGATGGCATACATTGTGAGCGGACGCGCCATTTATCATGTGGGCGATGTTGGGCATGAGGTAGGCCCAGGGTGTTTTCTGGTTATTCCTGCAGGGGTGGTCCACTATATTGAACCGCTGGGCACTGAACCGGTCATGAACCTGGATTTTTTCCTGCCCGCTCGGGAAGACTACATGCATCTTGTGAAGTATCTGGACGAAGACAAATAAGTGATTGGCAGCAATGGGTGAGGCCGCTCTCACAGAGAGCGTGTTGGAGGAAACTGATGAGTTTGGATGGATTGAAGTTTGATCTCTGCTGCGCCGCGCGGCTGTTATTCCGCTTTGGCCTGAGTGTGGGTAACGCCGGACATCTCAGCATCACCGCGGGTGAAAATCGGATGCTGGTAAACCGTTTTGGGCCATCCTTCGCCACCATGACGCCGGCCGACGTCCTCATTATGGATTTCAATGGCAACGTTCTGGAGCACGATCCTTCGATTAAACCCTACGTGAATGAGACGATCCATCTTCATGGGGTAATTCATCGCTACAACCCGCACATCACTGCTGTGGCGCATACACATCCGCCCAACACGGTGACGTGGACCACCTTCCGCAAGTTGCCGCAGACATTTGATCAGGAGAGTTGCCTGCTGGCGGATGACATCGCAATTGTGGACGAAGATTTCACCGGCCTGGCGCAATCAGAAGATCGCGTGCGTCCATTTGCTCAGGCGCTGGGCAAGAAGCCGG
This region of Terriglobia bacterium genomic DNA includes:
- a CDS encoding gallate dioxygenase yields the protein KPLFAAFEKSQQWLASQKPDVLVVIYNDHVDQYFYDAWPTFSIGLAEQYDIPDEGLGARAFPPIPGHKELAAHIATSMVADGFDITASHRMSLDHGFLSPMPLLDDGWKIPVVPLTINVVMEPLPSPQRCWQMGEAVGRAVQSFPGDQRVVVFGTGGLSHQLTGPNCGRVTAEWDRKFMDLIEKSPQELNSYTMADFARLGGEHSVEVVQWMAMRAALPPLARMERKFYYPFGMMGYGIMTFRVPD
- the hpaB gene encoding 4-hydroxyphenylacetate 3-monooxygenase, oxygenase component, with the translated sequence MIRTGRLYLDSLRDDREIWIDGEQVRDVTLDPRFRPVAESIAELYDMQHDPQLQEKLTYITPDGERTGLSYIEPRSQADLVRRREMVKVWMDWTGGMMGRSPDFMNVHMTGLGSAQDYFARGGERFGRNIRNYYEHLRKNDLALTHTLINPQTDRSKPVHQQNTAAAIVKETDAGIVIHGARMIATLAPFSNDIAVFPSTFLQLSDDAKPYAFAFSIPVATQGLRFICRPAITPLGGRVQDYPFSARLDEMDCVAIFDNVLVPWERVFIYQEPKLGNGMFAETGTMNQIMHQFATKNLAKAEFLLGVALNMADAVGIGGFQHVQNHIHEMINTVELVRSCIRASEVDCVPGPNGTVLPNEQSLLTVRTLFPQLYPRLVEIIQILGASGLVMVPSHEELSSERAGDVERYYQGATIPADKRIELFRIAWDLSCSSFAGRQTLYERYFSGDPWRLAMLRYQNYPRQQELKQRVWDFSKRTAEWDKREQQKSEATQEKNHVTA
- a CDS encoding flavin reductase family protein, giving the protein MSRPEAKVTPSVPGASAEAAAFRDVIRHLASGVTIITSSLDGEPVGLTATAVCSVSATPPMLLVSLTAASRTAQGVAETGAFAVHLLPHAGRRYAEQFASRGSHFQDVQYSPTSDKQIPVLANALGWFLCQVEQSLPVADHVIFVGRVLQCELKDKSPDPLLYFDRNYRKLAAGAERGAGNLEPWGSQDAGLPGFGW
- a CDS encoding cupin domain-containing protein — encoded protein: MSIAKTTEQKSSGKAYNWENIPSEVVRAGISRKGFKWKDMMMVMNECHPGMKLNPHSHTFEQMAYIVSGRAIYHVGDVGHEVGPGCFLVIPAGVVHYIEPLGTEPVMNLDFFLPAREDYMHLVKYLDEDK
- a CDS encoding class II aldolase/adducin family protein, which produces MSLDGLKFDLCCAARLLFRFGLSVGNAGHLSITAGENRMLVNRFGPSFATMTPADVLIMDFNGNVLEHDPSIKPYVNETIHLHGVIHRYNPHITAVAHTHPPNTVTWTTFRKLPQTFDQESCLLADDIAIVDEDFTGLAQSEDRVRPFAQALGKKPVVLLPNHGAITSGPSIQSALFRMMLLEGVCQRNISVASAAQVTGYTPHAIAPEHALTAKHELAKIPILDALWEDLLKRLRQTDADLFHTQSNQEMRDRKPHALSSRG